The genomic DNA AAGGGAATCGGAGCTTAACTCAGGTTTTGCAGGTGACAGACCCCAGTCGATCCATTGCTACCAGTTTGGCTAAGCATTACCAAAAAAACTATAATTTGCGGTTTGTTGCCAAAGGGACCATCAAAAATATTGACCCTGACTTTCTTCAGCGCGCCCTTAAAAAAGGGCGGTATGTTTTAGATATTAGGGTTATTGCGCTGAAGTTACTGCCAGATACTAGCCGCACTAGGTTTTACCCTATGGCGGCTTTACAGCTTTCTATTATTGATTCGCAAAAAGCCAAAATAATTGTAGAAGACACTTGTTCGTTCTCAGATCCTAATAGTCTTCAGCGTTTATCGGCTTTCTCAGCCGCCAATGGCAAACTGCTCAGCAGTTTTTTATTAAAGCATGCTAACGACTGTTTAAATTATTTCGCGATTGGCAAACCTATGCCAAACCAAACGTCGTTGCCTTCATCTTCAAAACCCACTAATACTGTAGCCTTTCAAAACAGGTCAAAAGGCGGGCTGTTCGATAGCCAAACTACTACCGCGACTTATCAATTAGGGGCATCTTACAAGTTGGCAAAAGATGCTTTTGATCAAGACTTAAATCTACAAGGGTATAATGTGAGTGGGCAGTGGGTTAAGCCCATGTCAGCCGATGCAGGGCTACTGTTTAAAATAGGAGTCGCTGCTTATCAACAGGAGTCATGGCCAAAATGGTCTAATGCCATTTATGTAGCCGATCTTGGTTTAGGTGCCTCATTTGAATCTAGAAAATTTAATAATGTGCATTATAGCTTGCTAGGCATAATGAAAATCGGTCAGTTTCGGCAAAAGCTCATTTCCATAAGCACCAACAGTTTAGGCATTGAAGGGCAAGTGGCGAAAGTCTTCTTTGATTCGATAGTGCTCTCAGCTCAATATGGCTTAGATAAGCATTTTGGACAAACCAAAGCCTCTAATGCATGGGGGCATACATTCGGCGTGTCGGCAGGCTTTAAGCATTGAGCTTTTTGTTAAAACCTATAGCGAATTGGTTTTAATCGCTCCCAATATCATGTCGATTTTATTTACACATCCGAGAGTCTATAACGCTGAAGTCCACCGCAGATGGGCAGTATTAAAGGGATTTCACTTGATGGCATATATTTTGCTTTGTGTGTGCAATTGACATATTAATATTTAGGGAACACAAAGTGAAATTGCTACCTGGCATTATAGCTCTACCATTATTTTCATTGTTTGTCGGTTCGGCGCACGCCTATTTAATTAGTGATGGGTCTGAAGTCGGTCAATTAGATACTTTTTTAGGTTCTGGGTTAACCAAAAATTCAAATCCAGAGACTGAAATAGCTGAGTTTGATAGTTTAGGACTGTCCTTAGAATATCAAGGGAATAAGACTGAGTCTGTTGAGCTTCATGCAGTTGTCGATGATGCCTTAGGTGAAGACTTTTGGGCGTTTTCACTTAGTTCTGGACCGGGGTATTACATAATTAAGAATGCCAATGGTAAAAAAACCGGTAAGAACGTGTTGTTGTTTGAAAATAACTCATCATACGATTGGGCTGTGGTTCGCTGGAGCGATCTTGAAGAAATTCAGGTAGGTGACGATTTAGTAGTTAGCCATGTCACAGAATTTAACAGTATTATTGAAGTGCCTGAACCAGCTACCTTTGGAATGTTAGCGTTAGGAGTAGCAGGGTTGTTAGGTGCACGTCGTAAACGAACTGCGTAATATTACAAGTTGCAAAAAGGGGCTCTAGATGAGCCCCTTTTTTATGCCAGTTTGAATGACAATACTATAAGCAACTTAGCGTATATTAATCGCACTTGGCTTTAAACATTGAGCTTTGCAACTAGATCTTTAGGAACACTTGGTCGGCCTCTTTCGTTTACGCCAGTACCTAATATTACAGCCTCTAAACACAGTGCATTGTCTCGCTTTCGGTATATCGATTGATTAAACTGAAACCGCACTCTGTCTTTCATCGAAAAGTTAATGCCTACATAGAACTCATCACCACTGGTGAGAGATTGTTTGTAATCTAACTCGGCTCGCACAACCACTAAGTTAAGCCCTTTTTTAGATAACTCTATAAAGTCTACTCCCTTTGATAATAAGAACTCATGGCGGGCATGCTCAAGATACTGTTGATATACCGCATTATTTACAATGCCTTGCGCATCGCATTCGTAATCGCGTACTTTAAAATGTTCTTGAAATTGAAAAGTCATAACTTGCTTCCTTTTTCTGAGCCTTCTTCTAAATCGTTTTGATTAAGTCGACTCGATAAACCTGCCCAGCGGTGAACTTGGTTGGTAATACCTTGCTTCCAAACCGCTGAACTGGCAACAAGCGTGAAAGCATTTTTGGCTCGTGTTAATCCTGTGTAAATTAGCTCTCGTGTTACAATAGCCGAAGCTGCATCGGGTAACACCATGGCGACGTGAGAGAATTCAGAGCCTTGTGTCTTGTGAATAGTCATGGCAAAAACTGTTTCGTGGCTTGGCAGTCGTCCTGGGGCTACCGCTCGATACCCTTCAAGTGACTCAAACCATACCATCAGTTGGCCACTTTCGTTCGGCCATACTAAGCCAATATCACCGTTGAATAATTTTAAACCATAGTGGTTTTGCGTCACCATAATCGGTTGCCCTTTGTAGAACGGTTGGCGATTGATATTCAATTGTTTGCTAATTGTTTCGTTGATTGCTTCAACGCCTTGTTCGCCTTCTCTGTGTGCACATAAAATTCTAAACTGCTTGAGTTGCAAGAAAGCATCGCTAAGGCTCCTTTGGCTTGGCAAGTCTCGGTAATATTCTGCGGTCCACTGTTTAAGGGCTTTATCAAGTGGTGTGCTTAGCCATTCTAAGTCGGTCTGTGTTTCAAATAACGTGATACCTGGTTGCGGTTGACCATTTAAAATGGCTTTCGCCAATTTACCAATGCCACTGCCGCCGTCGAATCGGCGGCTTCGTTTCAATTCGGTAAGATCATCCCTAAAGGTCGATGCTTGAGCGCTAATTTCAGAGGTTTCTATTCCAAACTGAGCTAAAGCTTTGACCCGTTCAGGACTATAACCAGGGTGCGGTCTTTCGATTAAATCGGTCAACACACTGCCCGCTGCCACCGAAGGGAGTTGATCGGCATCGCCTAAGAATATGACTTGTGTGGAGGGCTTTATCGCGCGCACCAATCGGGCCATCAGCGGCAAGTCAATCATGGATGCTTCGTCGATCAATAAAATATCGGCGTTTATCGGATTATTCTCATCATGTTTAAAGTGAATCGAATTAGGGATCACTCCTAATAGCCGGTGAATTGTCGTTGCTTCATCGGGAATGGCCTCACCGACAAACAAATCTAGAGACATGCTTTGTTTAGCTTCGCGAATAGATTCAGCTAAGCGTTGTGCTGCTTTCCCAGTGGGGGCGGCAAGCTGTATGAGTGGCATCGAGGGCGATATAGCCACCAATGTCGCTAAAATTCGAGTCACTGTATAGGTTTTTCCAGTACCTGGTCCGCCTGTAATTAGGCTCACCTGAGAGAATAAGGCGTTTATTGCAGCCGCTCGCTGCCAGTCGATCTCGGCTGACGGCGCAAAAAAATCATTGAGGTACTGTCGTGCAGTGGCTGCTTGTTTTGAATCTAAGGTAATGCGTTGATTGTGGCGCTTAAAGAAATTCAATACCTCCGTTTCAAACTGGAAATATCGACGTAGGTAAAGTCGTTGGTTGTGCAGAATTATAGGCGATTGGCTGTTTGGATCTAAATTGAATTCCGAAAGAGCGGCCATCCAATCATCGGTGGCTGGAAACGGTTGAAAGCCAAAAGATTCCATTTCATTAAAAGGCGATTCCTGTAAACAGTCTTTTAGCGACAAGCAGGTATGTCCCTGTTGCAATGCAAAACTGGTCGCTAATACCGATTGCATGAGTAATTGGCTGTTGGTGGCGTTGTGCCACTGGCAAACACGTTTGGCTAATGCGATATCAATGGGTTGAAACGGCATCGACTGATTGTTCATCATGATGCGGCTCCTTCGTGATTTTTTTGCTCAAACACGTCATCCAGCTGTTTTAAAGTAGCAAAAGACAATGGATCGAAATAAACACCTGTATTGCCTTGAGGGCTCATACCTCGTAAATACAAGTAGTAAACGCCACCAAAGTGTTGTTCAAAATTGTAATTTGGTAAACGCAACGCTAAATAACGGTGCAACGCTAAGGAGTAGAGTAAGTACTGAACATCGTAAAATGCATTTTGTACATTTTCTTTCATGGCATCATGAGAGTAGTCAGTTAGAGCGTCTCCTAAATGCGTTGACTTATAATCGGCGACATAGAATTTTCCTTGATGTTCAAAAATCAAATCAATAAATCCGTGCATCATTCCTTTGAGTTTATGGCGATCAGGCAGAGTTACTGGGTAACCACGACAAGCTGAAACAATGTTTGCGAGCTGTTGTACAGGCGCGCCGTGCATTGGAAAATAAAACTCACTTTCTCGCAACGTTTTATTTTTGGGCAGCTCGGCCAGAGACCCTCCTTGTGTTAGGGGAGTCTGAAGCATTTCTCGAAACCATCGTTCAAATTCGTCTTGGCTAAAAGTGTCAGCCAAACTGCTGTAGCGTTCCTTAGCTTGAATATAGAGAGCTTCTATATTGGGGTTTACAAAATCGGCATGTTCAAAGGCATCGTGTAGTAAATTGCCGGCTTCTGCGCCCTTGGTAAGTCGAAATCGTAGCGGTAAATCTTCTGGTCGCGTTTCAATCTTTTCAAGATCGTCTCTATCGGGGGTGCTATGCCCGCTGTGATTAACATGACGGGTCAGGGCAGAGAAAGAACTTAACCACCAGTCTCTTTCAATGCGGCCAAAGAATTCGCTTGCTGTAACGATAGGCGGTTGATCAATCTCGTTAATGTTGGCTGTTTCAATTTCTGATTCGCGAATCGTTAACATACTAGAATGCGGCTCAAGACACGCTTTTTGTTTTATTTCTTCTGGGTTAAATTCAGCGCATCGCAATGTATGCGCTATTGGTGAATCGGTAAAAGATTTGAATGGCGCCGTGCAAATGTAAAGCCGATTTATTGCGCGAGTGGCCGCAACGTAAAATAGACGAATTTGTTCGGCCTGTTCTTCCTCTTGAGCTAAGACTTTCTCATTATCGCTAGGATTGGCCGTTAAAATGGTCTTTAGTGAGTTTCTATCGTGCAGTCTTGATAGCGCCGGTGGGGTATTTCGCTTGCCAAAATAGCTGGCAAATGGAATAAATACAATCGGGTACTCGAGCCCTTTTGAGCCATGCATGGTGACAATTTTAATAAGGTTGTCATCACTTTCTAGGCGCAACTGCTGTTCAAATGCTGCGCTTTCTTGGTCTCTGGCCTGCTTAAACCAATGTAACAATGCATCGGGCGTTTTGTATTGGCTACTTTCTTTTTGCAGTAGCTCTGCCAAATGAATCATGTTTGTTAACTGTCTATCGGTATTGCTATTACTGGCTTTGAAATGGCTTTGTAGAATTGACAGCAACATGCTCATTAGCCCACGATGCTGCCAATCTTCACGCCATTGTTCAAATTTCAACTGCCATAGCGCCCATTGGTGCTCATTGTGCTGTATGTTATCCAGCTCTTTGGTGGATAACGCAATCCAGTGGCTCGCCAATGCTCGAATAAATAACCGGTCGTTTTCAAACTGCCAAATGCCAGACAGTAAATGAAATAAAGCCGTGGATTCAGCTGTGTGTAAAACATTGGTGCGAGCGCTGAGATAAACCGAAGTTAAGCCAGCGGCTTGTAATTTTTGTTGTAATAATTCCGCTTCAGAATAGCCACGAACGAGCAATGCGATGTCGCCTGGAAGCACATTTTTGTTGGCAATGTGAGTGCCTTGGATGAGGTTTACGATTTCGTTGACACACCAGTCGGCGATCACTTTTTGAAAGTCTTTAGGGACGCTCTTATTATTACTGGGTTCGATATTAACCCATTGAACTGGGCTGCGTGACGCACTGTCACTGGCTTCGGGTAACGCTTTCCCTTCTGGGGCGCGAACCTCGCGATATTCAATTCCAAATCCAAATGTTTGATCGGGCATCTCAGGTATGTCAGACAGAAAAATTTGATTACATCCGGCAATAACTGAAGGGCTGGATCGATAGTTTGTGTTCATTGTCCATCGGTGGTCTACCTGTTTACCCGCTTGTAAATAAGCGAATACGTCTCCGCCGCGAAAACCGTAAATAGCTTGCTTAGGATCGCCGATCATACAAATAAACGCGTCAGGGCTGTTCTTGTAAATTTGCTGCAATAAGGTGTACTGATCGGGGTCGGTATCTTGGAATTCATCTATCAATGCGGCAGGGAATTGCTCCTTAAGTGCTAACGATAAAGCTTCACCGTTTTCACCCAGTAGTCCTTGTTTCAACTGAATAATAAGGTCATTGAAATCGAGCTGGTCGAGTCTTACTTTATTTTTGTTGATGTGATCCTTTATGTAGTCGACACCCGATAGCGCTATAAGCAGTTGCTCAACTTTTTCATTGGTTTGCAGTGCGGTGACTAATGCAAGTGAATGAGGCAGAGCGGCGAGTTTCTTTTTAGCTTTAAAGCAGCGCAAGAACGTGTCTTTGGCAAAGTGAGCCTGCGCAGGGTCCAAGGCTTGCTCCGCTATGGCATTAAGCTGGGTAAAATCTTCAAGGTTTTGAGTTTTGGTTTCGGCTTTCGCCGTGCTTTTAGTAATGTTTAGAGTTTCGAAGGCCTGTTGCTCTTCAGGCCAGGCCTTTTTAAATGCATCTAATAATGGTTTTAACTCAACACGGTTGGGTTTAGGGATTTGATCTGTCGCGTTTATGGCGTTTTGCCAATATTTTATAAAACTCTCAGGGGTGGGCCATTGCTCATAGAGCGTTTCAAAGCGTGTATCTGCTTGGAATTCTCTGTAAAAATCTTGTGTGGCGGCTATGGTCAGTTCGCTTGAATCGGCTTCCATATTTGCGTTGAAACTGATACCGCTAAAAAAAGCGTGTTGAGTCAAAGCGCGTTTGCAAAAACCATGAATAGTATATATCGCGGCTTCATCGAGTTGTAAGATGGCCGTTTCTAATTTTAATTTGGCTTGGTGTTCTGACACCTTGGCACTTAATGCCCGTATGTCTTTATCGTCGCTGGTGGTCCAAGTGCTGTGGGTAAGCCTTAGAAAATGATTAAGACGATTACGCAGCTCGGCCGTGGCCGCTTTGGTAAAGGTCATTACCAGTATTTGATCAACGTTGAGATCTTTTTCGATTAATAAGCGAAGGTAAATGCGTAAGATGTTATGTGTTTTACCTGTACCGGCACTGGCCTCTATAAGGTGAGAGCCCTGTAATGGAATACAGGTGCTGTCTAATGTTTGCATTATAGCTCCTCACTTGTTGTAGGTTCGGCGGATTCTAGGTTCATACTGGTGATTTTAATGAGCTCACTATAAACATCATTTAGCTGTTGTTCGGTATCTTGGAAGTTAGGACATTCTTTCCAAAAGTGCGCAATGTAAGGGTCAAAGGCAAATCCTTGATCGTTGAAACTATGTTGCCAGCTGTCTTTGTAACTCTTTTCATTGAATTTATCACGGCACAGCATTAGCGCTAGATCGGCGTTGATAAACAAAGCTTGTTGTTGCCCTAGCTTAATGAATTCAAATAAAGCAGCTAACAGCGCTTTAGGAGGGTTTGGCAGTGCCGCGCATTCTATGACTTCATAGGTTTCTTTCGGTCCGCGGTAAACGCCGGTGCTGGTAGTGGGCGTTATGCAATTGGCGAGTAAGTGATGTAGCCACAATGTTGCAATATCTTTGCCTTTGCAGTTAGCTAAGCGCCAAAACAACAGTTGTTTATCTTCAGTTATAGGTAAACTCGCGCTTACCGTGATATTGCCTAATTCCATTGTGATAAAAGTTTCTTCAACGGTATGGGCTTTTAAATTTTGAAGCCGCTGTGCAAACGTAATTGCCTGCGCTTGCCAGTGCTCAATTTCTTGAGGCACTAAGGAGTGAGTAGGCAATTCACTCGACGCCAGTTTAACTTGATAAATGCTTGGTGATTCGTCGTCACTGCCTTTTATCGCTTTCGCAATGGTGTGTGCTTGTATCGAATATCGATCGAGGTGCGTTAAACTAAACGGCTCATTATCTTCTAAGGCATCATTGTTGTATTGCTGCAAATATAACCCTAAGCGTTGTTCACAGAAATACTTCGCTGGATGCGTGAAAAACCGGATCCATTCGCTTAGCTCCCATTCCTTTTTAAGATCGGCTTCAGGCAGTGGCGTATTGTCGTTGTGACTTTGAGATTGGTTGACGAGTGCAATCCAATTAGGATCGAACGATGCGAACCTGCCTTGGTAGTTGCGCCAGTGATAGGGCTGTAAGGGTAATTGGTGAATGTTTGAAGGTTGAAATTCATAACCTTTTTGCAGGTAGTCAAGTAACTCATCAAGCACTAGTGATGGCGGTAAAGGCTCGTTCTTATTGATATCAAACCCTTGATAACTTAAATAAAGCGATTGCCGTGCAGATAATAGGGCTTCTAAAAATAAATAACGATCGTCGCCTCGTCTTGAGCGATCGCCCAGCCGCGGTGGCGTTTGTGCCATGAGATCGAACCCCATTGGCGGACGCGTTCTTGGAAATTCTCCATCGTTTAAACCGAGTATCGCCACTACTTTAAAAGGAATTGAGCGCATGGGCACCATTGAACAAACGGTGATTTGCCCGGTCATAAATTGGCTGCCTGTTTGTTCTGCACTTGCGAAGGCGTTCTCTAGCACATTGCGTACGACACTTAATGGAATGAGCTCTTGGTCAAGATTAGCTTTGTTGGCAAACTCGGTAAAATCGTTGACGGCGCTGAGTATGTAGTAGTTACTGCGCGCGAAAGCATCATCACTGGAGAGTAATGCAATTTGAAGTTGCTCAAGTAAATAGTGTTGCCATTGAGAAGGGGTTCTGGCCTTTACGAGCTCGCTACGGGCGCTTTGCAGTTGCTCAATTATATGAACTAATCTCCCCAGCAGTAAGGCTTGCTCACCTTCGACATGAGGGAGCAAAACTGTGTCATTTACGTAGGTTATTTCATCGGCGTAAGCAAAACCTAGCAGCAGTCTGTCTAAACCTTGCTTCCAGGTAAAATGGTCAGTTTGGTCTCCGTTGACCCACTGCTCTTTATGCTCAGCATTAAGTCCCCAATGAATGTGCGCGTGCTCTAACCACTGTTGAATAATGGTGATATCGTTTGGGTTGAGCTCAAATTTATCGGCGATTGCGGGCACCCTTAACCAGCTCATCAGCTGATTAACTTCAAAGCGGGCATCGGGCAGCTGTAAAAGCTGCAAAAAGGCCGCGACGGTAGGGTCGGCATCTTTTAAATTTCGGTCGGCGATTGAGCAAGGTAGCGGAGGCACGGAGTCATCTAAATGAGCAAAGCTACGAGCAAATACGGCCTGAACAAAAGGTGCATAGTCTTCCACGTTGGGGCACATGACTAACACATCTTTTGGGGTAAGCTCCGGATCATTGTTAAACTGATGTAATAGCCAATCGTGTAATCCTTGCACCTCACGCAGTGCGCTGTGGCCGCTGGCAATGGTAATGCTGTCATCAACACATTCAGGCTTAGGCGCATTCCGTGCGTCTTCTAATGTTAAGATATCTCGCTGTAAATGGCCGAGAAAATTTTCGCAGGTGGGTTCACTAAAGGCAGGTACATCGATTTGTGCTTTTTCTGACAGCATGCGGACAAAGGTTTGGCCTTGGCGACCCAAGCTCGACAGCAATGGGTTGCCCACTTCACTATGTTGAGGTGCTTCAGTAGTCGATTCAGTATTAATCCATTTAGCACGTGCCTTAGCTTGTTGTTTTTCAGATACCAGTCCATCCCAGTAATCGTCGCTTGGGTTTAAATAGAGTAGGTGAATATCGACCTTGGCTTTGTCGGCGATGTCGGTTAAAAACTCTAACCAAATTGGCGCGAGCGCATTAATGCCAAACAAGTAAAAGTGGCTGGGCAGTGACCCTACGGGTTGCTCTATTTTTGCACTGGCGGCTTTCATGAGTCTCAATGGGTGATTGGGGTTTTGCGCAACAAGCTGCTGCCAAAGATACGCTTGCCAGTGGGGAGTTTCACCTGCTTCCCATTGCTCTATCCAATCGGGGCGGAACATTAGGTACTGTTCGAATACATCGGCTATCTGTTCGCTGAGCTGAAAGCGGCGATTGTCTTGTGCACTGAAGTGTTGTTTTTGCCAGTATCGAGTAGGCTCGCTCATCATGGGCTCATTGATGGTGAGGTCGCTGCCGAGTAATTTATAAATGCGCCAAGCTAAAATTTCACGGCTATATACGGAGCGGTCAGGTACCACATCTGGCCCGAGAATAGTTCGTATTAAATCCCAAAAATATCTAACGGGCAGTGGGTATTCGGCATTCATACACAGTTGTCGCTCGGGCAAGTTGGCGAGTGACATGCTTAACCAATGTTGCATACCAGGGTGCTGCACTAAAAT from Reinekea marina includes the following:
- the recB gene encoding exodeoxyribonuclease V subunit beta, encoding MQTLDSTCIPLQGSHLIEASAGTGKTHNILRIYLRLLIEKDLNVDQILVMTFTKAATAELRNRLNHFLRLTHSTWTTSDDKDIRALSAKVSEHQAKLKLETAILQLDEAAIYTIHGFCKRALTQHAFFSGISFNANMEADSSELTIAATQDFYREFQADTRFETLYEQWPTPESFIKYWQNAINATDQIPKPNRVELKPLLDAFKKAWPEEQQAFETLNITKSTAKAETKTQNLEDFTQLNAIAEQALDPAQAHFAKDTFLRCFKAKKKLAALPHSLALVTALQTNEKVEQLLIALSGVDYIKDHINKNKVRLDQLDFNDLIIQLKQGLLGENGEALSLALKEQFPAALIDEFQDTDPDQYTLLQQIYKNSPDAFICMIGDPKQAIYGFRGGDVFAYLQAGKQVDHRWTMNTNYRSSPSVIAGCNQIFLSDIPEMPDQTFGFGIEYREVRAPEGKALPEASDSASRSPVQWVNIEPSNNKSVPKDFQKVIADWCVNEIVNLIQGTHIANKNVLPGDIALLVRGYSEAELLQQKLQAAGLTSVYLSARTNVLHTAESTALFHLLSGIWQFENDRLFIRALASHWIALSTKELDNIQHNEHQWALWQLKFEQWREDWQHRGLMSMLLSILQSHFKASNSNTDRQLTNMIHLAELLQKESSQYKTPDALLHWFKQARDQESAAFEQQLRLESDDNLIKIVTMHGSKGLEYPIVFIPFASYFGKRNTPPALSRLHDRNSLKTILTANPSDNEKVLAQEEEQAEQIRLFYVAATRAINRLYICTAPFKSFTDSPIAHTLRCAEFNPEEIKQKACLEPHSSMLTIRESEIETANINEIDQPPIVTASEFFGRIERDWWLSSFSALTRHVNHSGHSTPDRDDLEKIETRPEDLPLRFRLTKGAEAGNLLHDAFEHADFVNPNIEALYIQAKERYSSLADTFSQDEFERWFREMLQTPLTQGGSLAELPKNKTLRESEFYFPMHGAPVQQLANIVSACRGYPVTLPDRHKLKGMMHGFIDLIFEHQGKFYVADYKSTHLGDALTDYSHDAMKENVQNAFYDVQYLLYSLALHRYLALRLPNYNFEQHFGGVYYLYLRGMSPQGNTGVYFDPLSFATLKQLDDVFEQKNHEGAAS
- the recC gene encoding exodeoxyribonuclease V subunit gamma, with translation MAVTRSARMVHFWFYVAGVKMLYTYPSNKLENLVLVLDQLLKVPHEHTLQPDTILVQHPGMQHWLSMSLANLPERQLCMNAEYPLPVRYFWDLIRTILGPDVVPDRSVYSREILAWRIYKLLGSDLTINEPMMSEPTRYWQKQHFSAQDNRRFQLSEQIADVFEQYLMFRPDWIEQWEAGETPHWQAYLWQQLVAQNPNHPLRLMKAASAKIEQPVGSLPSHFYLFGINALAPIWLEFLTDIADKAKVDIHLLYLNPSDDYWDGLVSEKQQAKARAKWINTESTTEAPQHSEVGNPLLSSLGRQGQTFVRMLSEKAQIDVPAFSEPTCENFLGHLQRDILTLEDARNAPKPECVDDSITIASGHSALREVQGLHDWLLHQFNNDPELTPKDVLVMCPNVEDYAPFVQAVFARSFAHLDDSVPPLPCSIADRNLKDADPTVAAFLQLLQLPDARFEVNQLMSWLRVPAIADKFELNPNDITIIQQWLEHAHIHWGLNAEHKEQWVNGDQTDHFTWKQGLDRLLLGFAYADEITYVNDTVLLPHVEGEQALLLGRLVHIIEQLQSARSELVKARTPSQWQHYLLEQLQIALLSSDDAFARSNYYILSAVNDFTEFANKANLDQELIPLSVVRNVLENAFASAEQTGSQFMTGQITVCSMVPMRSIPFKVVAILGLNDGEFPRTRPPMGFDLMAQTPPRLGDRSRRGDDRYLFLEALLSARQSLYLSYQGFDINKNEPLPPSLVLDELLDYLQKGYEFQPSNIHQLPLQPYHWRNYQGRFASFDPNWIALVNQSQSHNDNTPLPEADLKKEWELSEWIRFFTHPAKYFCEQRLGLYLQQYNNDALEDNEPFSLTHLDRYSIQAHTIAKAIKGSDDESPSIYQVKLASSELPTHSLVPQEIEHWQAQAITFAQRLQNLKAHTVEETFITMELGNITVSASLPITEDKQLLFWRLANCKGKDIATLWLHHLLANCITPTTSTGVYRGPKETYEVIECAALPNPPKALLAALFEFIKLGQQQALFINADLALMLCRDKFNEKSYKDSWQHSFNDQGFAFDPYIAHFWKECPNFQDTEQQLNDVYSELIKITSMNLESAEPTTSEEL
- the recD gene encoding exodeoxyribonuclease V subunit alpha, coding for MMNNQSMPFQPIDIALAKRVCQWHNATNSQLLMQSVLATSFALQQGHTCLSLKDCLQESPFNEMESFGFQPFPATDDWMAALSEFNLDPNSQSPIILHNQRLYLRRYFQFETEVLNFFKRHNQRITLDSKQAATARQYLNDFFAPSAEIDWQRAAAINALFSQVSLITGGPGTGKTYTVTRILATLVAISPSMPLIQLAAPTGKAAQRLAESIREAKQSMSLDLFVGEAIPDEATTIHRLLGVIPNSIHFKHDENNPINADILLIDEASMIDLPLMARLVRAIKPSTQVIFLGDADQLPSVAAGSVLTDLIERPHPGYSPERVKALAQFGIETSEISAQASTFRDDLTELKRSRRFDGGSGIGKLAKAILNGQPQPGITLFETQTDLEWLSTPLDKALKQWTAEYYRDLPSQRSLSDAFLQLKQFRILCAHREGEQGVEAINETISKQLNINRQPFYKGQPIMVTQNHYGLKLFNGDIGLVWPNESGQLMVWFESLEGYRAVAPGRLPSHETVFAMTIHKTQGSEFSHVAMVLPDAASAIVTRELIYTGLTRAKNAFTLVASSAVWKQGITNQVHRWAGLSSRLNQNDLEEGSEKGSKL
- a CDS encoding PEP-CTERM sorting domain-containing protein; the protein is MKLLPGIIALPLFSLFVGSAHAYLISDGSEVGQLDTFLGSGLTKNSNPETEIAEFDSLGLSLEYQGNKTESVELHAVVDDALGEDFWAFSLSSGPGYYIIKNANGKKTGKNVLLFENNSSYDWAVVRWSDLEEIQVGDDLVVSHVTEFNSIIEVPEPATFGMLALGVAGLLGARRKRTA
- a CDS encoding acyl-CoA thioesterase is translated as MTFQFQEHFKVRDYECDAQGIVNNAVYQQYLEHARHEFLLSKGVDFIELSKKGLNLVVVRAELDYKQSLTSGDEFYVGINFSMKDRVRFQFNQSIYRKRDNALCLEAVILGTGVNERGRPSVPKDLVAKLNV